A stretch of the Streptomyces sp. WMMB303 genome encodes the following:
- a CDS encoding PAS domain-containing protein — MSSRPSRGAARLAAILDALPDALLLVNCNGTVVNANAIALETLETPGTALVGRGLLDLLPEFDSKRIPGSMRRPDEAEQSQGRQKPTRMVARRTDGSEFPVEVTSANLEDGRTPYASAIEAAFADSPGSGYTGDELLMLVVRDLTGTLDTEAELARQQRQTEMILRAASEGVVGVDSEGRVVLVNPSAAQILGYRASDLGGQELHPLVHHSRPDGSPLPFEETPLADSLRSGRKHRVRAGQVLWAKDGRAVPVDMTTAPVRDGEQLVGAVLTFTDRRPYDAVAGRQAQLRAVLEESLRGPLEQLRQELSGLSSDPAAQLWPEANQILHHLSAGYARMTTLVDNVLGYQRLDSGQERLRTEPVPMDAVVSAGVEGATELIGPGRAQFAVHAPPIEAEVDPERLAVALAHLIADVAGVDATGRAQAAPPPGADPTIVVAAAQRGEVVRIEVRGPYSGGSPVHEPLVRGIVSRHGGVLQTHEVPGSAGGSAYVLEVPVKAVGNTARQSGSRARKGGPADTDGSGTGDSQGGMSGAGRAAGGGHAAGDDSTGGGDRSRARTGSHARGGSRAREGASQGGEAGAFGVPSVLPGAEHGETTVMPVPAARARGVVEQAPEGAARSGPPASLPAPVERPDAEDRGQGDGTSAAALEPVTDPRQARTGLAPVPDPRQSMELTGGPGSSVPGGDPSDPLGAGPPALGPAPSPGGARPDVGHAQPDAGGTSGAGSLEGSSAVPGRPVAPVPGQRPHQEDSRADGSGTPPEMPRPTGRRRGRPSPAEEQLAQASYEGEAGARAGSGALELPAGDPGGSTSAPVTAQGTGRRARRALGERTETAHGPQGVAEAQAAAEAGGAVPELPGRPGPQDTGGVGAEEAVGGPDPSPADGGRRARRIAAARARAEAAEAEAQQAPRHAPFALPPAASEAPASAVQEPGAEPGAGAEPGTGADDPAYAPYPAPHAPGGAGPGAPPPAAPGMWAAPGTGAPGATGPGAAGPEAASPEAAGRDGTVPSAGTVPPAGGMPADAGMSADGSAPSDGTPDPGRAADIPDPREESGEPRRGDSSVVAASPILGGGALPEQQQARAQQAHAPSSRPEQGQPVEAGSYETGPGPRVRTLGQGVPFAERMAEQSAAQAQQWPPAQHSTPSAMSAIPSTPSTPAPPAGSGRRRKLATPEERAQGNAAPGPQGGGPTGAPQGGAGPSTEPPHGPRPDAAPGQGRSWPGQAQAQGQGLPGAVPGPMPLPQPEAGPPGAAGAPGPGRPGPGQVPGQPPGQSQGGQAQGRPGGPQQFAVGGPGGPAAELAEGPEPLDGPDSPVEVTDGRGFGVPPHALDDELPPEPLDNPRRLLVWPEPDVSTQQALSDRGYRPVLVHSREEVDAQIAAYPAALFVDPLTGPITRTALQSLRTAAVAAEVPVLVTAGLGQATREAAYGADPAVLLKALAPRDSEQHPPRVLLVEEEQAIAAAFAATLERRGMQVAHAPTDSEAVQVAAQVRPNLVVMDLMQVRRRRAGIIDWLRVNGILNRTPFVVYTSAGLDPDELPRLASGETVLFLAERSTSAEVQARIVDLLTKIGAN; from the coding sequence GTGAGCAGCAGGCCATCCCGAGGCGCTGCTCGCCTCGCCGCCATACTCGACGCACTGCCCGACGCGCTGCTCCTGGTGAACTGCAACGGCACGGTGGTGAACGCCAACGCCATCGCGCTGGAGACCCTGGAGACGCCCGGCACGGCGCTCGTCGGGCGCGGGCTGCTGGATCTGCTGCCCGAGTTCGACTCGAAGCGCATCCCGGGGTCGATGCGGCGCCCGGACGAGGCCGAACAGAGCCAGGGGCGGCAGAAGCCGACCCGGATGGTGGCGCGGCGTACCGACGGCAGTGAGTTCCCGGTCGAGGTGACCAGCGCGAACCTGGAGGACGGCCGGACGCCCTACGCCTCCGCGATCGAAGCCGCCTTCGCCGACAGTCCGGGCAGCGGGTACACCGGCGACGAACTGCTGATGCTCGTCGTACGCGATCTCACCGGCACCCTCGACACCGAGGCCGAACTGGCGCGCCAGCAGCGTCAGACGGAGATGATCCTGCGCGCCGCCTCGGAGGGCGTCGTGGGGGTGGATTCCGAGGGCCGGGTGGTGCTCGTCAACCCGTCGGCAGCGCAGATCCTCGGCTACCGCGCCAGCGACCTCGGCGGTCAGGAACTGCACCCCCTCGTGCACCACTCGCGGCCCGACGGCAGCCCGCTGCCGTTCGAGGAGACACCGTTGGCGGACAGCCTGCGCTCGGGGCGCAAGCACCGGGTGCGGGCCGGGCAGGTGCTGTGGGCCAAGGACGGGCGCGCGGTACCGGTCGACATGACGACGGCGCCGGTGCGGGACGGCGAGCAGTTGGTCGGCGCGGTGCTGACGTTCACCGACCGCCGCCCCTACGACGCGGTCGCCGGGCGGCAGGCGCAGTTGCGGGCCGTGCTCGAGGAGTCGCTGCGCGGACCGCTGGAGCAGCTCCGCCAGGAACTGTCGGGGCTGTCCTCCGACCCGGCGGCGCAGTTGTGGCCGGAGGCGAACCAGATCCTCCACCATCTGTCGGCGGGCTACGCCCGGATGACGACACTGGTCGACAACGTGCTCGGCTATCAGCGGCTGGATTCCGGCCAGGAGCGGCTGCGGACGGAGCCGGTGCCGATGGACGCGGTGGTCTCGGCGGGTGTCGAGGGTGCCACGGAACTGATCGGTCCGGGGCGCGCGCAGTTCGCCGTGCACGCCCCGCCGATCGAGGCCGAGGTCGACCCGGAACGGCTCGCGGTGGCACTGGCGCATCTGATCGCGGACGTGGCGGGGGTGGACGCGACGGGCCGCGCGCAGGCCGCGCCGCCGCCCGGCGCCGACCCGACGATCGTGGTCGCGGCGGCGCAGCGTGGCGAGGTGGTCCGCATCGAGGTGCGCGGCCCGTACAGCGGTGGCAGTCCGGTGCACGAGCCGCTGGTGCGCGGCATCGTCAGCCGGCACGGCGGTGTCCTGCAGACCCACGAGGTACCGGGTTCGGCGGGCGGCAGCGCGTACGTGCTGGAGGTCCCGGTCAAGGCGGTCGGCAACACGGCCAGGCAGTCCGGCAGCCGGGCCCGCAAGGGCGGTCCGGCCGACACGGACGGGTCCGGCACAGGCGACAGCCAGGGAGGCATGTCCGGTGCGGGCCGCGCGGCAGGCGGCGGTCACGCGGCGGGCGACGACTCGACCGGCGGCGGTGACCGCAGCCGCGCGCGTACGGGCAGCCACGCGCGGGGCGGCAGCCGTGCCCGCGAGGGCGCCTCGCAGGGCGGCGAGGCCGGCGCCTTCGGAGTGCCGAGCGTGCTGCCCGGGGCGGAGCACGGCGAGACGACGGTCATGCCCGTACCGGCGGCCCGGGCGCGGGGCGTCGTGGAGCAGGCTCCGGAGGGCGCCGCCCGAAGCGGTCCCCCGGCCTCCCTCCCGGCACCGGTCGAGCGCCCCGACGCGGAGGACCGGGGGCAGGGCGACGGGACGTCGGCGGCGGCGCTGGAGCCGGTGACGGATCCGCGGCAGGCGCGAACCGGGCTCGCCCCGGTGCCGGACCCGCGGCAGAGCATGGAACTCACCGGCGGGCCGGGCTCGTCCGTGCCCGGCGGGGATCCGAGCGACCCTCTCGGGGCCGGGCCGCCCGCGCTGGGCCCCGCGCCCTCCCCGGGGGGCGCCCGACCGGACGTCGGGCACGCGCAGCCCGACGCCGGAGGCACCTCCGGGGCCGGCTCCCTGGAGGGCTCGTCGGCGGTGCCCGGCCGTCCGGTCGCGCCGGTGCCCGGGCAGCGCCCGCACCAGGAGGACTCCCGCGCCGACGGCTCCGGCACGCCCCCCGAGATGCCCCGGCCCACCGGGCGGCGGCGCGGACGCCCGAGTCCGGCCGAGGAGCAGCTCGCGCAGGCGTCCTACGAGGGCGAGGCGGGCGCCCGCGCAGGATCCGGAGCGCTCGAACTCCCCGCGGGCGACCCGGGCGGGAGCACCTCCGCGCCGGTGACAGCGCAGGGGACCGGCCGGCGCGCCCGGCGTGCGCTGGGTGAGCGCACGGAGACCGCTCACGGCCCGCAAGGTGTCGCAGAAGCGCAGGCAGCGGCAGAGGCTGGGGGCGCGGTGCCCGAACTGCCGGGCCGGCCCGGCCCGCAGGACACGGGCGGCGTCGGAGCCGAGGAGGCCGTGGGCGGTCCGGACCCCTCACCGGCCGACGGCGGTCGCAGGGCACGGCGCATCGCGGCGGCCCGCGCGCGGGCGGAGGCGGCGGAGGCCGAGGCCCAGCAGGCTCCGCGCCATGCACCGTTCGCACTCCCTCCGGCCGCCTCGGAGGCCCCCGCATCCGCGGTCCAGGAGCCCGGTGCGGAGCCGGGGGCCGGTGCGGAGCCGGGGACCGGTGCGGACGATCCGGCGTACGCCCCATATCCGGCACCCCACGCGCCGGGCGGCGCCGGACCGGGCGCGCCACCACCGGCCGCACCGGGCATGTGGGCGGCTCCGGGAACCGGCGCACCGGGAGCAACAGGTCCGGGAGCAGCAGGCCCGGAGGCCGCGAGCCCGGAAGCCGCAGGCCGCGACGGAACCGTGCCCTCAGCAGGAACCGTGCCCCCAGCCGGAGGCATGCCCGCGGACGCCGGAATGTCCGCGGACGGAAGTGCGCCCTCCGACGGAACGCCGGACCCGGGCAGAGCAGCGGACATCCCGGACCCGCGTGAGGAGAGCGGTGAGCCGCGGCGCGGGGACTCGTCGGTGGTCGCCGCCAGCCCGATCCTGGGCGGCGGGGCGCTCCCGGAACAGCAGCAGGCGCGGGCGCAGCAGGCGCACGCGCCCTCTTCCCGGCCGGAGCAGGGACAGCCGGTCGAGGCGGGCTCCTACGAGACCGGTCCGGGCCCCCGCGTCAGAACGCTGGGGCAGGGGGTCCCATTCGCCGAGCGGATGGCCGAGCAGTCCGCGGCCCAGGCCCAGCAGTGGCCACCGGCGCAGCATTCGACGCCGTCGGCCATGTCGGCCATACCGTCCACCCCGTCGACCCCCGCACCGCCGGCCGGCTCCGGCCGCCGCCGGAAGCTGGCCACCCCGGAGGAACGCGCGCAGGGCAACGCCGCGCCCGGCCCCCAGGGCGGCGGTCCCACGGGGGCGCCGCAGGGTGGTGCCGGTCCGTCGACGGAACCCCCGCACGGGCCCCGTCCTGATGCGGCTCCCGGCCAGGGCCGGTCCTGGCCGGGGCAGGCACAGGCCCAGGGGCAGGGGCTGCCCGGTGCGGTGCCGGGTCCTATGCCGCTGCCGCAGCCCGAGGCGGGTCCGCCAGGAGCCGCCGGTGCCCCGGGCCCCGGTCGGCCGGGCCCGGGCCAGGTCCCAGGGCAGCCCCCGGGGCAGAGCCAGGGCGGGCAGGCGCAGGGCAGGCCCGGCGGCCCGCAGCAGTTCGCCGTCGGCGGCCCCGGCGGGCCGGCCGCGGAACTGGCGGAGGGGCCGGAACCGCTGGACGGCCCGGACAGCCCTGTCGAGGTGACGGACGGGCGGGGATTCGGCGTACCGCCGCACGCCCTGGACGACGAGCTGCCGCCCGAGCCGCTCGACAACCCGCGGCGGCTGCTGGTCTGGCCGGAGCCGGACGTCTCCACCCAGCAAGCGCTCTCGGACCGCGGATACCGCCCCGTGCTGGTGCACTCGCGCGAGGAGGTGGACGCACAGATCGCGGCCTACCCGGCCGCGCTGTTCGTCGACCCGCTGACCGGACCGATCACCAGAACGGCACTGCAGTCGCTGCGCACGGCGGCAGTCGCCGCCGAGGTGCCGGTCCTGGTGACGGCGGGGCTGGGCCAGGCAACCCGGGAGGCGGCCTACGGCGCCGATCCCGCGGTACTGCTGAAGGCGCTCGCGCCGCGCGACAGCGAGCAGCATCCGCCCCGGGTGCTGCTGGTGGAGGAGGAACAGGCGATCGCGGCGGCCTTCGCGGCGACCCTGGAGCGGCGCGGCATGCAGGTCGCGCACGCGCCGACGGACTCGGAAGCGGTGCAGGTCGCCGCCCAGGTCCGGCCGAACCTCGTGGTGATGGATCTGATGCAGGTACGGCGTCGACGGGCCGGCATCATCGACTGGCTCCGGGTGAACGGGATACTCAACCGCACTCCGTTCGTCGTCTACACCTCGGCCGGCCTGGACCCCGACGAGCTGCCGCGGCTGGCCTCGGGCGAGACGGTGCTGTTCCTGGCCGAGCGCTCGACCAGCGCGGAGGTGCAGGCGCGGATCGTCGACCTGCTGACGAAGATCGGCGCGAACTGA